Within the Clostridium scatologenes genome, the region CTTATTAAAAGTTGAAGGTAAAAGTCTAATCTTTCATCCAGGTTTTTATTTAAAGGATTCAAAAGAAGAAACCTTTAATACCATAAAAAATAATTTAATGAAGTTACCTTATTTAGGTGTAGATTATAGATTAGAAACCACTGGTAAAGGCACCCAATTTGGTGATTTGAAAGAATTAGTTTCTTTATGTAAAGAAATAAATCACTGCAAATTGTGTATAGATTTTTCGCATATTCATGCTAGATTTAATGGAATTTTAAAAGACTATGAAGGTTTTGAATCTATTCTTAAATACATTGAAGCTGAATTAGGAAGAAGCGCTTTAGAAGATATCCATATTCATTTATCTGGTATAAATTATACCGCAAAGGGAGAAAGAAATCATCTCCCACTTCAAGAAAGTGATTTTAATTACACTGCTTGCTTAAAGGCCTTGAAAAGATTTAACGTAAAAGGTTGTGTCATATGCGAAAGTCCTATTTTGGAAAAAGATGC harbors:
- a CDS encoding TIM barrel protein, whose product is MDNLLFGISGIPIGDGNKKFNYESSIIYLKAIGLDAMELPFVRSVNVTDKNKDKILKAKIDNDFYLSAHGSYYINLNADEKEKQEQSMERIVKGAEGLLKVEGKSLIFHPGFYLKDSKEETFNTIKNNLMKLPYLGVDYRLETTGKGTQFGDLKELVSLCKEINHCKLCIDFSHIHARFNGILKDYEGFESILKYIEAELGRSALEDIHIHLSGINYTAKGERNHLPLQESDFNYTACLKALKRFNVKGCVICESPILEKDALMLKETYNNF